The DNA region TACGCAGTCCGGGCGAGCTTAGGAAAAAAACAACCTTTCCTGCTTATTCACCATTTCTCGAGACGCACCCTTCGCTTCCTTCAGGCGAGGTGCGCAGGGTTTTTAGAGAGCCTCGGGGGCTGAGAATGAGCGCATTCGGAAAAAAGGGCAATGCTGGCGGAATGAAGCCGGGCTCACGGCCCGCCTTCGGTGTCGCGCGGCCTATGAAGGGTGCGGGCGCAGGTCCGCGTGGGGGCGAACAATTCCCGCCCATTCCGGGTGAACCCGCTGCCCCGCGTCCGGCACCGTCGCCTTCGCTTGCCAAACCCACTTCCACCGCTGAGGCGATGGAGCGCCTCAACGAGCGCATGGCGGCCATCAATACAGGCGACTCCGAAGTCGGCGGCTTTGAAGCCAGCGTCCATAAGATCAAGGAGCAGGTGCTGCCGCGCCTGCTCGAACGGGTCGATCCCGAAGCGGCGGCAACCCTCTCGAAGGAGGAGTTGTCCGAAGAATTCCGCCCGATCATTATGGAGGTGCTGGCCGAGCTGAAGGTCACACTCAACCGGCGCGAACAGTTTGCGCTGGAAAAGGTGCTGATCGACGAGTTGCTCGGCTTCGGCCCGCTCGAAGAGCTGTTGAACGATCCCGACGTGACCGACATCATGGTCAATGGCCCGGATCAGACCTACATCGAAAAGAAGGGCAAGCTGACCCTCGCCCCGATCCGGTTCCGCGATGAACAACATCTGTTTCAGATCGCGCAGCGGATCGTGAACCAGGTCGGCCGCCGCGTCGACCAGACCACCCCGCTCGCCGACGCGCGCTTGAAAGACGGTTCGCGTGTGAACGTGATCGTGCCCCCGCTGAGCTTGCGCGGCACCGCGATCTCGATTCGTAAATTCTCCGAAAAGCCGATCACTATCGACATGCTGCGCGATTTCGGCTCGATGTCGGACAAGATGGCAACCGCGCTCAAGATTGCGGGCGCGAGCCGGATGAACATCGTTATCTCGGGCGGTACCGGTTCGGGTAAAACCACGATGCTCAATGCCCTGTCGAAGATGATCGACCCGGGCGAGCGCGTGCTGACGATCGAAGACGCCGCCGAACTCCGCCTGCAACAGCCGCACTGGTTGCCGCTCGAAACCCGCCCGCCAAACCTTGAAGGGCAAGGCGCGATCACCATCGGCGACCTTGTGAAGAACGCCCTGCGTATGCGTCCTGACCGCATCATCCTCGGGGAAATTCGCGGCGCGGAGTGTTTCGATCTCCTCGCGGCGATGAACACCGGTCACGATGGTTCGATGTGTACGCTCCACGCCAACAGCCCGCGCGAATGCCTTGGCCGTATGGAAAACATGATCCTGATGGGCGACATCAAGATCCCCAAGGAAGCCATCAGCCGCCAGATCGCCGAATCGGTCGATCTGATTGTGCAAGTCAAGCGCCTGCGTGACGGTTCGCGCCGCACCACCAACATCACCGAGGTGATCGGGATGGAAGGCGACGTGATCGTGACGCAGGAATTGTTCAAGTTCGAATACTTGGACGAGAGCGAGGACGGGAAAATCCTCGGCGAATTCCGCGCCAGCGGCCTGCGCCCCTACACGCTGGAAAAGGCGCGCCAGTTCGGGTTCGATCAGGCGTATTTGGAGGCGTGTCTCTGACACGCCGCACCGGGCCGTCCGGCCCGGAGCGTTCGGCCTAGCCGGCCGGCGCGCAGTCGCGGTTGCGACGCCTGCGCCGTCGTATAGGTGCTATCGGGGCGGGTCGGCGCTACAGTCCCCCGAGAACAACCGGCAGGCTCATCGCAAGGCATCCGCCGCCCGCGATTGCTGCGAGCATGAACAGGTTGGTCCACGGCACCCAGCCAACCTGCTCCAGCCGCGCGACATCGCGCCGCTTCGCCCGCCGTCGCTCCATCACGGCCGCAATGCCAGCGAGCACCCACAAGGCAGTGCCTGCCCACGCAAGCTGCGCGGCATCGCTCAGCAGTTCGAATTGGGCGACAATGTCCATCGGCGAGCTATGTGGGTGCGCGCACTGCTTGCGCAACCCTCTCGCCTCGGCCAAGCGCTTTGGCGATGGATGGCTCGATCGCCCGCCCCCGCCCCTTGCTTGCGCTCGGCGTCCGATTGCTGGCCGCAGCCGCGCTTGCGACGATGGGTATGCTGGTGAAGCTGGCGGGGACACGCGGCGCGCATCTGATCGAGCTGATCTTCTGGCGGCAATTGCTCACTGTGGTGTTGCTCGGCGCAGGATTGGCGCTGACAGGCAAGCTTGCGCTGCTCAGAACCAAACGCCTACCCGCCCACGCCCGGCGGGCGGCGAGCGGCTTGTTCGGCATGATCTTCACCTATGGCGCGGTCTTGCTGCTGCCACTGACCGAGGCGACGACGCTCGGCTTTACCGCACCGGTGTTTGCCGTGCTGATCGCCATCGTGCTGTTCCGCGAGCGGATTGGCCCTTACCGCTGGGGTGCAGTGGCGATGGGCTTTGCCGGGGTGATCGTGGTGATGCAGCCGTTTTCCGGGCTACACGAAGGCGTAACACTGGCCGGGGTCGCGGTCGGACTGGTCGCGCCCTTCATGGTCGCGTTGATCAGCTTTCAGCTTCAGGACCTCAACACCACCGAGAACCCGTGGAGCATCGTCTTTTGGTTCAGCGCGCTGACCACGCCAATTGCTGCCATTGCACTGCCCTTCGTGATAGCGGGCCATGATCCGGTGACCTGGGCGTTGATCCTCGGCATGGGACTGGTCGGCGCTGGCGCACAGATGCTGCTCACCACCTCGCTCAGGTTCGGTTCCGCCGCCGTGATACTGCTGATGGATTACACCGCGCTGCTGTGGGCGAGCTTCTACGGCTACACCATCTTCGACCGCGCCGCCCCTGCCAGCCTGTGGCTGGGCGCACCGTTGATCATCGCCGCTGGCCTCTTGATCGCCTGGCGCGAACGGCAGCTTGCCCGATCTCGGGTACACTCTGGCGAATAGGATGGAACATTGCGCAGCCGGCGGCGGTAGGCGCGGTAGGGTCAATTCAAAGGAGCACCCCGCCATGACCACCCGTAACCTGATACTTGCGCTCGCCGCTGTCCCTGCATTGCTGGCCGTAACCGCCTGCAACACTGTCGACGGCATGGGTGACGACCTCAAATCGGCATCGAAAGAGGTCGAAGAAGAAATCTGAGCCGACGCGGCGGCGGGATGCTTCATGGAATTGTCAGGAATATTTATGCAGGGTCGCGCGTTGAGCTTCCATGCCTTCGCATAAAGGATGTGATCTGATGATTCGCAATGCACTGACCGCCGCCGCCCTCGCCGCTCTCGCGCTGACTGCCACCGCCTGCAACACGGTTGACGGTATTGGTGATGACATCAAATCGGTCGGCCAAGCCGGCAAGCGCGCGATCGATTAAATCTTGCGATAAACCAGCATGATGTTGTTGGCGGGCAGCGCGTGGCGCGCGGTCCGCATCATGCCGTGCTGCGCGGCGAGCGCATCCAGAGCCTCGGCCTCGCGCAGGCCCCATAGCGGATTGCGGGCTTTCAGGCTGGCATCGAAATCGAGGTTGGAGGGCGCGATTACCACGCCCTGTTCGATATAGGGGCCGTAGAGGATCAGCGGTCCACCGCCGATGCTCAACACGTGGGCAGCACCCCGGAACAGCCCGAGGGTCGCTTCCCAAGGGCTGATGTGGACCATGTTGATGCATACGATTGCAGCAGCTTGACCCACCGGCCACGCGTCAGGCGCGGCCGCATCGAGCAACAACGGGGCGGCGAGATTGTCGCCCGGATAGTCTTCGCGATAGGCTGCGATGGATGCCAACGCCTCAGGCGAAGGGTCGGTCGGCTGCCACGCCAGCGCAGGAAAGCGCTCGGCGAAGAACACCGCGTGTTCCCCTGTCCCTGCCGCTATTTCGAGCACAGTGCCGCTGGCAGGCAGCTCGCGCGCCAGCACTTCGGCAATCGGTGCGCGGTTGCGCTCTGTGGCGGGAGCGTGCTGCTTCATGTCAGGAAACCTGCCGCTCTTGCCCTTCCCAATAAGGCGCGCGCAGCTCGCGGCGCAGGATCTTGCCGCTCGCGTTACGCGGCATCAGCGGGATCACATCGACGCTTTTGGGCGCCTTGAAGGCAGCGATGCGTTCCCGCGTCCAGGCGATCACGTCAGCCTCATCGATTTCGCAGCCGGGCTTGGCGACGACGCAGGCCTTGACCTCCTCGCCCCACTTCGCGCTCGGCACTCCGATGACTGCGACCTCCGCGATGGCGGGGTGGCCGTAGATCGCGCTTTCAACTTCAGCGGGATAGACGTTCTCGCCGCCCGAGATGATCATGTCCTTGATGCGGTCCTGAATATAGACGTAGCCATCGGCATCCATCACGCCCGCGTCCCCGGTGTGGAGCCAGCCGTCAGGGTCGATGGTCTTGGTCGTCGCTTCGGGCAGCTTCCAGTAGCCGGGCGTATTGGTGGGCGAGAGGATGCAGACCTCGCCGATCTCACCGCGCGGCACCTCCACATTGTCCGGCCCGCGCACTTCGATGCTGACGCCGGGGCAGGCCTTGCCCGCTGAGCGCATCCGCTGGTTGCCTTCAAGCGAGTGGTCCTCGGGCGGCAGGATCGAAATCGTGCCGGACGTCTCGGTCATGCCATAGGCTTGCAGGAACCTGGTGGTCGGCATGGTCCGCACCGCTTCCTTGAGCAACTCCAAGGGCATGGGCGCCGCACCATACATCAAATATTTGAGGTTGCTGAAATCCGTGGTCGCCGCGCGCGGGTGCTGCACCACCATCTGGAGCGCGGCGGGCACGATGAACATATGCGTCGCCCCGGCCTCGATCGCTTCGAGCACGCCGACTGGGGAGAATTCCGCCTGCACCAGAGAGCGAACGCCATTGGCAATCGCTATGTTCACCAGTCCTGTGCCGCCAATATGCGCGCAGGGCATGGCGATCAGCATGCAATCACCGGGCTCATAGAACTGCCAGTCCAGCCCCGCTTCATTGCCCGCATTCCTCAGGCCGAGCAGATTGGTATTGGTCAGCATCGCGCCCTTGGGGTTGCCGGTCGTCCCCGACGTATAGAGCTGCAATACCGGGTCATGCGGCCCCGGAGGCGTATAGTCCGCCGGTTCGAAGCCCGCCGCTGCCGTGCGCGCGGCTTCCGCCTCGATCACTTCGGGATTGGCGGGAACTTCGCCTGCGACTGTGTGCGCCGTCTGGATGAATTCCGCGTCGGCGAACAGCAGCTTGGCCTCGGTATCGCCGAGGATATAGGCGATCTCGCGCGGGGCGAGCCGCCAGCCAATCGGCACCATCACCGCACCCATCCGCGCCGCGGCGATATAGAGCAGGAAATAGGTATCGCGGTTCTTGCCGAGCCACGCGATCCGGTCCCCGGCGGCGATCCCGCGGGCGTGCAGCAATGCGATCAGCTGGCGGGTGAGGAGATCAGCCTCGGCATAGCTCGTAACCCGCCCGTCCTGATCGAAGGCGGGCCCGTCAGGCCGTTCCTTGGCCCAGAAGTGCAGGATCGCATCGAAGGTCGAAAAGTCGTGATAGGCGTTTCTCGCCATGGCGCTGCTCTCTCCCAAAAGCTGTGTGGGGAGAGGTTAAGCGCAACGCGGCACAGCGGTCTAGCGAAACCGCCCCTGCCGCCGCGCAATCGGCTCGCGCAAGCCCAGCCACACCAGCAGGCCAAGCGGCCCGGCCATGAAGGTCGCCAGCAAAACCGGTGCCTGAGTATAGCGCGAGATATTCTTCGCATCACCATCGCGAGCGATCCACAGGCCGACGAACAGATCGAAGGCGAGGTAATGCGTCCAGCCGATCGTCACCCCGGCATCCGAACCGAAGATCGAGCGGACACCTTCGATGGACGTGAAATTCGCTCCGCCGCCCTGCGGATTGGGGATCAACCCGCTCAACAAGCCGATCAGCCCGGTGACATAGATCAGGCACAGCAGGCCAATTCCGAGATAGAGGATTCCGGACAGGAGCGCCGGCCAGCGCGGCAGCAGGATCAACCCCGTCCACGCGATCAGCGCCAGCAGGTTGACCATGCTGAACCACGCATTCCAGTCGATCATTGAACCTCTCCCGTCTCGCCCAAGCGGCGCCATTCGCGCGCTGCGCGGCGCATCGCCTCGTTGTCGTGCGTAAAGCGCCCGCCGGCCCGGCGCAGCGCCAGCCCCAGCGCGGCCTCAGCCACCAGCCCCGCATCGATTGAACGAAATCGCTGCCACGACCCCGACAAGAGCGGATCGATTAGCGGTGCGGCGATGATTGCCGCCCGCTCGGCAAAGCGCAGGTCGTCGGTGCGTGTTCCGCGTAGCAGGCCGGGATGGAGGATATCGAGCCGCTTGAACCCGATGCGGGACAGCGCTTCCTCGGTCTCGCCCTTCACGCACATATAGAGGCTCTTGGAACGCGCATCGGCTCCCGCGGCACTGATCACCACCATGTTGGGCACCCCGGCCCGCTTGGCCATTTCCGCGGTGGCGACCACCAGACCGTAATCGACCGCGCGGAACGCCGCTTCATCACGTCCAGCCTTCTTCCAGGTAGTGCCAAGTGCGCAGATCAGCGCGCGCGGGCGGACTGCGTCGAGGACCTCGCCCCATTTGGCGGGCTCTGCCACGAACATCTCCATCCGCGCACCGGGCGGCAGCGGAACCTCGCGCCGGGCGATGCCGACGATCCGCACGTCATCGCCTGCGCTTGCAAGCTCGATCACTCGGCGACCGATCAGTCCGGTGGCCCCGACCAGAGCGATGCGTACCGGACCGATGCTGCGCGGATCAGACATTGATCAATCCCGAGGGACGCTCGCCATAGATTTTGCTCACCGCCTGCATCGCAAACCGGTCGCTCATACCGGCGATGAAATCGGCGATTACCCGCGCGCGGCTCGGATCGCGCTGCGGCAGACGCGCCTGCCAGTCATCCGGCATCAGGCGCGCGTCCTGCGCGTAAGCGGCGTAGAGCCGCGCCACGACATCACGCGCGCGTTCAGCCGCCGCGATTTGTTCGGGGTGGTAGTAGAGCCGTTCGTACATGAAGGACTTCAGCCGCCGTTCCTGTGTGGCCATCGCGGGGGAGAACCCGGCGAGCTGGCGCCCGGCCTCGCGCACATCTGCCACCGAACGCAGGCCCTTCACCTGCGCCGCAGTGTGCTCGATCACATCATTCACCATCAGCCCGATCTGGTCGCGTATCATCTCGCGCAGCAGACGATCACGCGCAGCATGGGGGAAGCGCTTTTCGACGCTACGCCACTGGTCTGCGAGGAAATCGAGGGTGAGCAAATCGTCCAGGCTCAGAAACCCGGCGCGCAGGCCATCATCGATGTCGTGATTGTCATAGGCGATATCGTCCGCCACCGCCGCCACTTGTGCCTCGAGCGAGGGCCAGGTGCCGAGCATCAGCGGGAACGCGTCGTCCAATTCCGCCAGCGCCCAGTTCGGCGCGGTCACCGGGCCGTTGTGCTTGGCCAGACCTTCCAGCAGATCCCAGGTGAGGTTGAGCCCGTCATGTGCGGGATAGGGGCACTCAATCCGCATCACCGTGCGCAGCGCCTGCGCATTGTGATCGAAGC from uncultured Erythrobacter sp. includes:
- a CDS encoding ABA4-like family protein yields the protein MIDWNAWFSMVNLLALIAWTGLILLPRWPALLSGILYLGIGLLCLIYVTGLIGLLSGLIPNPQGGGANFTSIEGVRSIFGSDAGVTIGWTHYLAFDLFVGLWIARDGDAKNISRYTQAPVLLATFMAGPLGLLVWLGLREPIARRQGRFR
- a CDS encoding DUF938 domain-containing protein, yielding MKQHAPATERNRAPIAEVLARELPASGTVLEIAAGTGEHAVFFAERFPALAWQPTDPSPEALASIAAYREDYPGDNLAAPLLLDAAAPDAWPVGQAAAIVCINMVHISPWEATLGLFRGAAHVLSIGGGPLILYGPYIEQGVVIAPSNLDFDASLKARNPLWGLREAEALDALAAQHGMMRTARHALPANNIMLVYRKI
- a CDS encoding CpaF family protein, with amino-acid sequence MSAFGKKGNAGGMKPGSRPAFGVARPMKGAGAGPRGGEQFPPIPGEPAAPRPAPSPSLAKPTSTAEAMERLNERMAAINTGDSEVGGFEASVHKIKEQVLPRLLERVDPEAAATLSKEELSEEFRPIIMEVLAELKVTLNRREQFALEKVLIDELLGFGPLEELLNDPDVTDIMVNGPDQTYIEKKGKLTLAPIRFRDEQHLFQIAQRIVNQVGRRVDQTTPLADARLKDGSRVNVIVPPLSLRGTAISIRKFSEKPITIDMLRDFGSMSDKMATALKIAGASRMNIVISGGTGSGKTTMLNALSKMIDPGERVLTIEDAAELRLQQPHWLPLETRPPNLEGQGAITIGDLVKNALRMRPDRIILGEIRGAECFDLLAAMNTGHDGSMCTLHANSPRECLGRMENMILMGDIKIPKEAISRQIAESVDLIVQVKRLRDGSRRTTNITEVIGMEGDVIVTQELFKFEYLDESEDGKILGEFRASGLRPYTLEKARQFGFDQAYLEACL
- a CDS encoding NAD(P)H-binding protein, which produces MSDPRSIGPVRIALVGATGLIGRRVIELASAGDDVRIVGIARREVPLPPGARMEMFVAEPAKWGEVLDAVRPRALICALGTTWKKAGRDEAAFRAVDYGLVVATAEMAKRAGVPNMVVISAAGADARSKSLYMCVKGETEEALSRIGFKRLDILHPGLLRGTRTDDLRFAERAAIIAAPLIDPLLSGSWQRFRSIDAGLVAEAALGLALRRAGGRFTHDNEAMRRAAREWRRLGETGEVQ
- a CDS encoding DMT family transporter; translation: MDGSIARPRPLLALGVRLLAAAALATMGMLVKLAGTRGAHLIELIFWRQLLTVVLLGAGLALTGKLALLRTKRLPAHARRAASGLFGMIFTYGAVLLLPLTEATTLGFTAPVFAVLIAIVLFRERIGPYRWGAVAMGFAGVIVVMQPFSGLHEGVTLAGVAVGLVAPFMVALISFQLQDLNTTENPWSIVFWFSALTTPIAAIALPFVIAGHDPVTWALILGMGLVGAGAQMLLTTSLRFGSAAVILLMDYTALLWASFYGYTIFDRAAPASLWLGAPLIIAAGLLIAWRERQLARSRVHSGE
- a CDS encoding deoxyguanosinetriphosphate triphosphohydrolase; its protein translation is MTRAPYAADPEAHGPREFGGAGDGERRGPRSAFQRDRDRIIHSMSFRRLKSKTQVFIAPDGDHYRTRLTHSLEVAQIGRVIARALGLDEDLTEALCLAHDLGHPPFGHAGEAALSAAMERHGGFDHNAQALRTVMRIECPYPAHDGLNLTWDLLEGLAKHNGPVTAPNWALAELDDAFPLMLGTWPSLEAQVAAVADDIAYDNHDIDDGLRAGFLSLDDLLTLDFLADQWRSVEKRFPHAARDRLLREMIRDQIGLMVNDVIEHTAAQVKGLRSVADVREAGRQLAGFSPAMATQERRLKSFMYERLYYHPEQIAAAERARDVVARLYAAYAQDARLMPDDWQARLPQRDPSRARVIADFIAGMSDRFAMQAVSKIYGERPSGLINV
- a CDS encoding long-chain-fatty-acid--CoA ligase produces the protein MARNAYHDFSTFDAILHFWAKERPDGPAFDQDGRVTSYAEADLLTRQLIALLHARGIAAGDRIAWLGKNRDTYFLLYIAAARMGAVMVPIGWRLAPREIAYILGDTEAKLLFADAEFIQTAHTVAGEVPANPEVIEAEAARTAAAGFEPADYTPPGPHDPVLQLYTSGTTGNPKGAMLTNTNLLGLRNAGNEAGLDWQFYEPGDCMLIAMPCAHIGGTGLVNIAIANGVRSLVQAEFSPVGVLEAIEAGATHMFIVPAALQMVVQHPRAATTDFSNLKYLMYGAAPMPLELLKEAVRTMPTTRFLQAYGMTETSGTISILPPEDHSLEGNQRMRSAGKACPGVSIEVRGPDNVEVPRGEIGEVCILSPTNTPGYWKLPEATTKTIDPDGWLHTGDAGVMDADGYVYIQDRIKDMIISGGENVYPAEVESAIYGHPAIAEVAVIGVPSAKWGEEVKACVVAKPGCEIDEADVIAWTRERIAAFKAPKSVDVIPLMPRNASGKILRRELRAPYWEGQERQVS
- a CDS encoding Entericidin EcnA/B family protein; the protein is MIRNALTAAALAALALTATACNTVDGIGDDIKSVGQAGKRAID